The segment TCCATGGGACTGAAGGGTTTCGTGATCGCCGCGCTCGGCCCCCCGCCCGTCGCGGTGCTCGTGTTCGAGGTCCTCCTGAACGCGACCTCGATGTTCAATCACGGGAACGTGCGCATCCCGGAGCGTATCGACCGCGTTCTGCGCCGGTTCGTGGTGACGCCCGACATGCACCGCGTGCATCACTCGATCGAGGAGGACGAGGCCAATTCCAACTTCGGCTTCAATCTGCCATGGTGGGATCGCTTGTTCGGCACCTATCGGGAGGCGCCGCGCGCCCCGCACGAGGACCTGACCATCGGGATCCGGGGCTTGCGCGAACCCGCCGAGGTGGCTCGTTTCTCTGCAATGCTACGCTTACCGTTCGCCGGAAAGCCGAGCGATTACGTCATCAATCGTCGCCGGGATATGTGAGGCGCACGCCAGTTTTTAGCATATTCATACAACGCCGTAAGCAAGCATTGCATCGGCCACCTTCTTGAAGCCCGCGATATTCGCGCCCTTCACATAGTCGACATGGCCGCCCTTCTGGGTGCCATATTCGACGCAACTGTTGTGGATTCCCTCCATGATATCGAGCAGCAGCTGTTGGAGCTCCGCCTCTTTCCATGAACGCCGCTCCGAATTCTGGCTCATCTCGAGGCCGGACACCGCGACGCCTCCGGCGTTGGCAGCCTTGCCGGACGCGTAGAGGATTTTCGCGTCTTTGAAGACGTGCACGCCTTCCAGATCGGTCGGCATGTTCGCCCCTTCCGAGACCGCGATGCAGCCATTCTTGACCAGCGTGC is part of the Pseudomonadota bacterium genome and harbors:
- a CDS encoding glutamate dehydrogenase (converts 2-oxoglutarate to glutamate; in Escherichia coli this enzyme plays a role in glutamate synthesis when the cell is under energy restriction; uses NADPH; forms a homohexamer), with translation TLVKNGCIAVSEGANMPTDLEGVHVFKDAKILYASGKAANAGGVAVSGLEMSQNSERRSWKEAELQQLLLDIMEGIHNSCVEYGTQKGGHVDYVKGANIAGFKKVADAMLAYGVV